ACTGTCATGTTAGAACGGAAAAAAACCAAAAAAATCCATATCGGCACAGTTGCTATCGGCGGCAATGCCAATATTGCCGTGCAGTCCATGACCAATACCGACACACGCAATGTTGCTGCAACTGTGGAGCAGATTCATAGGCTTGAAAATGCAGGGTGTGAGATTATCAGGGTTGCTGTTTTGGATGAGGATGCTGCGCAGAGCATAAGGGCTATTAATGACAAAATCTCAATCCCTTTGATTGCTGATATCCATTTTGATTATCGTCTGGCAATTGCCAGCATGGAAAACGGCGCCCATGGTATTCGGATTAATCCTGGAAATATCGGCAGTTTGGCGCGTTTGAAAAAAGTAATTGATGCAGCAAAAAGTCATCAGGTAGCAATTCGTGTGGGGGTGAACTCCGGTTCGGTTGAAAAGGATATTTTGAAAAAATACGGTAAGCCTTCACCCGAGGCCTTAGTTGAAAGTGCCATGCGCAATATTCGGCTCTTGGAGGAGTTTGGCTTTTACGAGATGAAGATCTCGATAAAATCATCGGATGCCATGGCAACAGTTGAAGCATATCGAATATTATCTCAACAATGTGACTACCCTCTGCACCTCGGAGTTACAGAGGCGGGTGGTTTGATTGCCGGAACTGTCAAGTCCAGCGTGGCCTTGGGGATTTTACTGTATGAAGGCATTGGCGATACCTTGCGGATTTCGTTGACCCGTGACCCTGTTGAGGAGATTCGTGTTGCCTATGAGTTGCTTCGCTCGCTGCATATTAGACATCGTGGGCCGGAACTGATTTCCTGCCCAACCTGCGGTAGGTGCCAGGTTGACCTGTTTAGTCTTGCTGAACGGGTTGAAAAGCATATCCAAACAATGAAAACCAACTTGAAAATTGCAGTAATGGGTTGCGTGGTGAACGGTCCTGGAGAGGCGAAAGAGGCGGATCTTGGACTTGCTGGCGGCAACGGCGTTGGTATAATTTTCAAAAAAGGAAAGCTCTATAAAAAAGTGCCGGAAGCAGAACTCTTCGATGTATTTGTTGCCGAGTTGAATTTGCTAGAAAAAAAAGAGTTGCCATAGACCGCTTTAAGTACAACTATTTTTTGCCACGAAAACACACGAAAACACACGGACTTTTTCTATGGGTGATGTTTATTTAAAAGAGATTTGCTATAAAATTAATGGAGCTGTGTTTGAGGTTTTTAGGGAGTTGGTGGCAGGGTTTCTTGAAAAAGTGTATGAAAAGGCTTTGTTGCTAGAGTTACAGTCTCGTGGGATTGTGGCAAAAAAGAAGGATTTCAAATGCGTTTTTCAAAATTATTACTTCCTACAGTAAAAGAAAGTCCGACTGAGGCTGTAGTTATTATATAAACCATATTAGCCACGAAACCACACAAACACACACGAAAAGGGGCAAGGGTTAGTGAAAAATCTTTCGTGTGTTTTGGTGTGTTTTCGTGGCAAAAAAGAAGGATTTTAAATGCGTTTTTCAAAATTGTTACTTCCTACCTTAAAAGAAAGCCCGACTGAGGCTGTGGTTATCAGTCATAAACTGCTGCTGCGGGCGGGTTTTATTCGCAAACTGACCAGCGGTGTCTATTCGTATTTGCCTATGGGGCTTGCTGCGATACGAAAGGTCGAACAGATTGTGCGTGAGGAGATGAATGCTGCTGGCGCCCAAGAACTCTTGATGCCTATGGTGCAACCTACTGATCTATGGGAAGAGTCCGGGCGCTTAAAGAAATATGGTCCGGAACTGTTGCGTTTTACGGATCGGCATGAGCGGGAATCGTGCTTGGGGCCAACCCATGAAGAGGTTATTACTGACATCGTTCGTAAAAATATTCACTCATATCGTGATGTGCCGATCAACCTCTACCAGATTCAGACTAAGTTCCGAGATGAGATCCGGCCTCGGTTCGGCTTGATGCGCGGCCGTGAATTCATCATGAAGGATGCCTACAGTTTTGATGCAACAGATGAAGCTGCTCAGGAATCGTACGAAAAAATGAAATACGCCTATCACCGGATTTTTACCCGTTGCGGGCTGAAATTCCGGGCAGTGGAGGCCGATACCGGAACCATTGGTGGCAGTTTCTCCCATGAGTTCATGGTGTTGGCTGATAC
This portion of the Desulfobulbaceae bacterium genome encodes:
- the ispG gene encoding flavodoxin-dependent (E)-4-hydroxy-3-methylbut-2-enyl-diphosphate synthase, coding for MLERKKTKKIHIGTVAIGGNANIAVQSMTNTDTRNVAATVEQIHRLENAGCEIIRVAVLDEDAAQSIRAINDKISIPLIADIHFDYRLAIASMENGAHGIRINPGNIGSLARLKKVIDAAKSHQVAIRVGVNSGSVEKDILKKYGKPSPEALVESAMRNIRLLEEFGFYEMKISIKSSDAMATVEAYRILSQQCDYPLHLGVTEAGGLIAGTVKSSVALGILLYEGIGDTLRISLTRDPVEEIRVAYELLRSLHIRHRGPELISCPTCGRCQVDLFSLAERVEKHIQTMKTNLKIAVMGCVVNGPGEAKEADLGLAGGNGVGIIFKKGKLYKKVPEAELFDVFVAELNLLEKKELP
- a CDS encoding GxxExxY protein, producing MGDVYLKEICYKINGAVFEVFRELVAGFLEKVYEKALLLELQSRGIVAKKKDFKCVFQNYYFLQ